The genomic stretch TGCGCGCTTGATGCGGGTGCGGAGTGCGCGACCGACATAACCGGGTACGGGTTGCTCGGCCACCTCGCGGAGATCGCGCGGGCGAGCGGCGTGACGATTGAAGTGGACGCGGCGAGCGTGCCTTTAATCGAAGGGACGCGGCGGCTTCTAGCGGAGCGCGCGATTCCGGGCGGGACCGTCGGGAACTACCAGGCGCTGATGGATGGCGAATTGCGAGCCGGAGACGCCGCGGGCGAATCGAAGCCGGGAGCCGGCAAACCGGACGTTTCGTTCCCGGAAGACATGCCAGAAACCGAGCGGCTTTTGCTGTGCGACGCGCAGACCTCCGGCGGGCTGGCGATCTGCGTCGAGCCGGATAAAACGGAAGCGCTTCTGGCCGCACTCCGCGAGGGGGGGGACGCGCACGCGGCGAAGATTGGGATGACAACGGATAAATCCACATTTTCCATTAAGATAACTTTGTAGGATTAAAGGAAACCGGCTTCGGCCCGCATACGCCCTACAGGGCGCTCCCTTATTATCGTTTTGAAAACGGAACTTTCCCCGCTCTGATATTATCCACTTCCCGATGGCGGATGCCGCGCTTTGCGTAAACGGACTCACCAAAAGCTACGGCGACGTCCGCGCGCTCGCCGGCCTGTCGTTTTCCGTCGCGCCGGGCGAAGTGTACGGGCTGCTCGGCCCAAACGGCGCGGGCAAGTCCACCGCGATTTCGATTATCGCGACGCTTCTGCAGCCGGATTCGGGCGAGGTGTCGGTGCTCGGCCGCGACGTGCGCGCAAATCCCGCGGCGGCGAAAACGCTCCTCGGCGTGATCCCGCAGGACGTCGCGATTTACAGGGAACTCACCGGCCGCGAGAACCTTGCGTTTTTCGGAACGCTGTACGGGCTTTCGGGCGCGAAACTCAAATCCCGCGTCGACGAGGTGCTTTCGCTCGTCGGACTCGCGGACGTCGCGGGACGGCGCGCCGCGACCTACAGCGGCGGAATGAAGCGAAGGCTCAACATCGGCGCGAGCCTCATCCACGAGCCGCCGCTTGTACTTTTGGACGAGCCGACGGTGGGAGTGGATCCGCAGTCGCGCAACCACATTTTCGAGCTTGTCCTTGAGTTGAAATCGCGCGGGACGAGCTTCCTTTACACGACGCATTACATGGAAGAGGCCGAGCGGCTGTGCGGCCGCGTCGGAATAATCGACGGCGGCAGGATAATCGCGGAAGGGACGATCGCGGAGCTGATCGCGCTGGGGCCGGAGGACGACAGGCTGGAAATCGAGCTGCGCGGAGACGGCGCATCCGCCGAGAGCCTCTCCCTCTCCCTAAATGAATATTCCCCGTCGTTCGAGAACCATTTGCTCACGATGCGCGTCCGCGGCGCGTCCGGAAAGCTGCCCTCGATAATCGAGACGATTTCGCGCTTCGGCGCGGAAATCGCCAGCGTGAGGGTGATCGAGCCGAACCTCGAAGGCGTTTTCCTCCATCTCACGGGCAAGAAGCTGCGGGAGGGCGAATGAAAAAAATCGGCGCAATAACCCTGACCGCGCTGCGGCTTTATTTCCGCCAGCCGACCGCGCTTTTGATGAGCTTGGCGGTGCCCGTCGTCGTGATGACGGTTTTCGGGATCGTTTTCGGCGGGATGGCCGGAACCGAGGACATGGACAAGCCGCACGCCGCGATCGCGGACGAGGACAAGTCCGACGCGTCCAAGCGCGTAGTGGATTTTCTTTCCAAGCTCGGCTCGATAGAGATTTCTCTGACGGAGAAAAAGAAAAACGACGACGGAACGGCAATCGAAACCGCGTGGACGCGCGCGTCCGCGGAGGACGCGATCCGCGCTGGCAGGCTAGCCACGGCGATTGTGATTCCGGCCGGATTCGGAAAATCTGTTTCCGGGATGATGAGCGCGGAAAGCCTGGCCAACGAGGACGCGAGGCCCACACTCGAAGTGCTGGCGGATACCGCGAGTCCGGTGACGTCCGAAATCGTGTCGGGAATCCTCTACCAGGCGGGGTTCATGGCGCTCGGGCCGGACGTCGCGGGCGAGGGGATGGGCATTATCGGCAATCAACTCGGCATCCCCGACGAATATGTTAAGCAGATTCAAAATTGGATGGGCGAAAACCGCGAATTCATGACCGGCGGGGCCGGTTCCGGCGTGGGCGGCGCGGGCGGCGAGTCGCTGATCCGCGTCGAAAAAGTGGACGTGCTCGGCGAAAAGAAAGCCAATCCCGTTTTCAGCCACCAGGTGGCGGGCGTCCTCACGATGTGGATGCTCTTCACCGTCGCGGCCAGCGGCGCGTCGCTTTTGCGCGAGCGCGAAAGCGGGACGCTGCGTCGCATCCTCATCGCGCCGGTCACGCCGGCCGCGTTCATCTTCGGCAAATACGTTGCATTCTTTCTCGTCGCGTCGCTCCAGACCTGGGTGATGTTCATCGCCGGCTGGCTTATCTTCAAGGTCGAGATATTCGAGCACTTCTGGGCGCTCCTCGTTTTCGGCGCGCTGTGCGGGCTTGCGGCGACCGGGTTCGGGATACTCCTCGCCGCGCTGTGCAAGACGCAGGAGCAGGTCGGCGCGGTTTCCTCGATGATCATCCTAACGATGAGCGCGCTTGGGGGGAGCATGCTGCCGCGCGAGTTCATGCCCGGATGGATGAAGGAAATCGGCTACTTCACGTTCAACGGATGGGCGATGGACGGGTTCACGAAGATTTTCTGGCGGGACATGGCGCTGTCCGGCATCGCTCTCGAATGCATCGTTATGGCCGGAATCGCGATCGCGCTGACGGGCATCGCCGCGATGCTGTTTTCAAAGCGGTTCGCGCAGTGAATCCTGAATTTGTCTTTAATTCATTAAGATAAGACCAATGATGTTAAGTAGGTTCAATACACCTGCCGCTGCGCCACCCGGATTACCCTCCCCCGCGCAGCATCCGCTTGTAGCCGTTTATCCACCGCGCGACGCTCGGGCCGACGTTGCGGATCGAATGCGGCTCGCCCGCGGGGATGTTGATTTCCTCGCCCGGCCTCGCGGTGAACTTGCGCCCGGCAAGCTCCACCTCCACTTCGCCCTCGACGACCATCATCACCTCGTCGGTCGAATGCGCGTAGTCCTTCCACTCGCGGCCCGGCAGGTCGGTGAACCGCCCGAACGTGTAGCCGCGCGCCGTCCAGTCCCGTTCGACGCGCTCCAAGTCGATCCTAGGCTCGGCCATCCCCTCGTTCATCTGGTTTCTCCTCGATGCACTCTGGTACATCGTTCCTCGGCGAATTTACAGCGCTCGATACTTTATACCCGCGCATTTCATCCGCCGGGTATGGCAGAAGCATTTTTTGCAACTTTTCCGTGTCTGTGACGTTCGTATCGAGCCATAGCGCGTACCGCTCCGGCGGAATGATTACCGGCATTCTGTGGTGGTACGGCCGAAGCACCTCGTTCGCCTCGGTCGTGATAATCGTGAAGCTGAAAAGCACGTCGCCTTCCGGCCGCTTCCAGGTTTCGTACAGCCCCGCCATCGCGAACGGCCGCCCGTCCTTCATCGTGAACCGGATCGGCGCCTTTCGCCCGTAGCTCGTCTGCGTCCACTCGTAAAATCCATCCGCCGGAATCAGGCACCGACGGGACTTGAGCGCGTTTTTGAAGGACGGCTTTTCCGCGACGGTCTCCGCGCGCGCGTTTATCATCTTGTCGCCGATCTTCTCGTCCTTCGCCCAGGCGGGGACAAGCCCCCATCGCATCATGACAAGCCTGCGCTCCGGGCCGACCAGCACCGTCATCTCGTCGCCGGGCAGTGCCGGTTTCTGCGAGTCCGCGGGCGCGATCACGACCGCCGCGTCCTGGCTGGGCGCGATGTTGTACCGCGGGCGAACGTTGTCCGCGCCCGCCGCGCGCATTTCGTCCGCGGCGAACCCGAAGTGCTCCGCCAGGAGCTTCAGGTCGGTCACCAGCGTGTATCTACCGCACATAGATTCACCTTCCTTTGGGATTGCGGGAGCTTGCTCCCGCCGAGGCGCAGGCAATCCGGCGCACTCCCGAATCACCGCGACGCCATAAGTATCGCCGCGCCCGCGACGACGAGCGCCGCGGGCAGCCACCGCGCGCGCACCGGTTCCTTGAACCAGATACCGCCCAGCGCGATCGCGATGAACACGCTCATCTGCGTCACCGGCTCGACGACGCTCGGCGGGAAAAAGTCCAGCGCGACGAGCATCAACACGTACGCGTACATCCCTGCGAACGCGCCGATCGCCGCGATCCAGAAGCGCTCCCGCGCGAGCCGCGCGATCAGCCCCGCGCGCCCGCGGAACGCGAGAATCGCGATTCCCGCAATGACGCATGGCGCGTTGTCCACGAACGCGTACAGCACCGGCGGCGCGACGTCCGCCGCGCTTTTGTCTATTATCCGTCCAAGCGCCAGCCCGAACGCGTAAATCAGCATTCCGACCGCGCCGGGCCGCCGCAGTACGTTCAGCGGATTGAGGATTTCGAGGACGCGCCTGCCCGGCTCGATCTGGAGCAAAATCACGCCAAGCGCGACCGCGGCCACTCCAGCGGCGGGAAGCAGTCCGAACTTCGCGTTCCCCGCGAGCAGGTCCATCGCATACAGAAACACGAACATCGACGCGTACAGCGGCGAAAGGTAACTCACTTCGCCGATGCTCATCCCCCACACGTAGGTGTTGAACGCGACCGCGTAAATCGCGCCCGACGCGAGCGCGGGGAGTATCCACGCGCCGATGTCCGCCGCGTAGCCCGGCGGCGTGGCCCATTGCCAGGCTACCAGAGGCAAAAGCAGAAGTTCGCCAAGGCCGAAGTAGACCGTTGTCGCCGCGATCGAGTCGCGGCCCTTACCGAGCGCCTTGATGGACGGCCGCTCGACGCCGAGGCCGACGGTGCGGCCCAGAAGCGCCAGCGCGCCGGTGAGGGGAATAGACACGGGGGGGATTATAAACGGCGATTTGCGCGCCATTAATGCCGGTTTCACGGCCTTGGCTGAAGGAGCTCTACTTTTTCCAAAATCCCGGGGCGAACGCGACGAGCATCGGGAACACTTCGAGACGGCCGACGAGCATGCACCACGTTAGAAATATCTTTTCAATCGGCGAAAAGAACGAATAATTCACCATCGGCCCCACCTGGCCCAGTCCCGGCCCGATGTTTCCTAGGCAGGCTATCACGCTCGAATAACTCGTCACGAGGTCGTGCCCGAACGCGGCGATGAAAAGCGTGCCGAGCGAGAAAATCGCGATGAAAACGATCGCGAATCCGACCGTTTGCTCCTCGACGTCGCGATCCACCGCGAGCTTGCCGAGCTTGATGTGCATGACCGACTGAGGGCGGAACGAGTGAACGATGCTTCGCCAGGCCCATTTCGCAAGGATTATTACCCTTACTATTTTCATTCCGCCTCCGGTGCTGCCCGCGCAGCCGCCGAAGAACATGAGAAGTATCAAAATCGCGCGGGCGACCGAAGGCCACATGTTGAAATCCGCCGTCGCGTAGCCCGTAGTGGTCATAATGCTGGATGTCTGGAACGCGCTGTCAAGAAACGCCTTGAACCCGTTGGAGTGTGTACCCGACAGGAGAAGCGTGCAGTAAATAGCGAACAATGCGGCAAGGAATATTCCAAGATATGCTTTAAACTCGGAATCTTTGAAAAACAGCCATTTTTTCTTGAGCGCCTGATAATAAAGGCTGAAGTTGGCTCCCGCCAGAAACATAAAAATCGTCACGATTATGGTTACGGAAACCCCGGCTGCTGCTGAAACCGAATTGTAATAGCCGATGCTCGCATTTTTCGTCGAAAATCCGCCGGTCGCCATCGTGCCGAAAGTGTGGCACAGTGCATCGAAAAGCGGCATTCCCGTGAGCAACAGCAAAAGGACTTCGGCGATTGACAGCCCCAAATAGATTTTCCACAGAATACCCGCGGTGTCCCTGATCTTCGGGCGCAGACCTTCAGCCGCCGGACCCGGCGCCTCGACGTGGTAAAGGTGCTTGCCGCCGACGCCAAGCGTCGGCAGCACCGCGATGAACAAAACTACTATTCCCATGCCGCCAAGCCAGTGCGTGAACGAGCGCCAGAACAGCAATCCCTTCGGAACCGTTTCGACATCGGTAAGAATGCTCGCGCCTGTGGTCGTGAATCCGCTTATCGTCTCGAAGACCGCATCCACATAATGCATTTGCCCGGAAATGACAAATGGAAGCGCGCCCAAAAGCCCGGCAAGAACCCATCCCGCACCGACGATGAAAAGGGCTTCCTTTCTGAATATCTCCTCCTTCCTGAGTCCGCCGATGAAAAAAAGCATCGCACCCGCGGACGCCGCCGCCGCTATGCTCCACACGAACGCGATCACGATGCGCGTTTCACCGTAAATCGCCGCACAGACCAGCGGGAACAATTCGGCCACGGCCAGCGCAAAGAGAAGCTGCCCCATTATCCGGCTGGTAATGTAAAGATTCATGCTTCCTGTGGAGCTGCCAGCCCTGAGTTTGCGCCGTTCACCGCGAGCGCGCCGAACAATTTTTCAATTGACTTAATGTTTTCGGCCAGCGTGAAAAGAATTACGCTGTCCCCGCCTTCGATTGTGTCGTCGCCGCGTGGAATCACGACCTCGTGCTCTTTGACGATCGCGCCCACGATCGATCCCCTCGGCAGCGCCAGCGACTTAAGCGGCTTGCCGACTCCCCGCGAATTCGCGACCGCCGTGAACTCGATGATCTCCGCCTCGCCTTCACCGATGAGTGAAATCGAGTTGATGTTGCCGAAACGGACGAATTTCAAAATCTTGTTGACCGCCAGAAGCCGCGGCGACAGCACGACGTCAAGCTGCAGCCTGTGCGTGATTTGCAGGTATTCGCGCTTGTTTACGACGGCGACGACTTCCTTCGCCCCCCCCTCCTTGGCAAGCAGCGCGCTCATTACGGAAACTTCGTCGGCTTCGGTCGCCGCGACGAATATATCGGTCAGCTCGATGTGCTCCTCCTTGAGGAAGGGCATGCTGCGGCAATCGCCCTCCACAACTTGGACGTGGGCGTGAGCCTCGGAAATCTCGAACGCGCGCCGCCTGTCGGACGCAATCAGCTTGACCTCGATCGGAAGGTTGGCCAGGCTTGCCGCGATTTCCTCCGCAATGTGGCTGTCGCCCGCGATCATCACGCGCTTTGTTACAAGCTCGCACTCGCCGACGAGCTTGCGGATTGCGGCAAGCGTCTCCCTCGTTGTTATGGCGATGATGTGGTCGCCGCCCGCCACCTGGTCGTTGCCGCTCGGGATGATTATCTCCGCGCCTCGGATAATTGCCGCTATCAAAATCCCCGCAGGCAGCTTGACGTCCTTTAGCGGCTTCTTCGTGATCGGGCTGCCCGGCTTGACCGCGACCCGCCGCAGGTGAACCTGGCCGTACGCGTAGTCCTCCACACCCGCCGAGCCGGCTTCCTTAACCAGCTTCTTTATCTCCTGCGCGGTCAGCCGGTCGGGATTGACGACGAGGTCAATTCCCAAAAGGTTGCGGTAAAACCGCTGGCGGCCGACCAAGTCCTCCTGGCGGCGGATTCGCGCCACGGTTCGCTTTGCCCCCAGCCGCTTGGCGATGAGCGCCGAGAGCATGTTCACCTCGTCGCGGTCGGTCATCGCGAGGAAAAGCTCGCATCCGGCCACTTCGGCCTTTTCGAGCACGACCGCGGACGCGGCGTTGCCCGCGAGCGCGTTCACGTCCAGCTCGTTTTGGACGCGTTCGATGCCCCGCTCGTCGGAGTCCACCACCGTCACGTTGTGGTTCTCGGCGGCGAGTTGCTTAGCAAGGTGAAAGCCAACTTCGCCCGCGCCGGCAATTATGATATCCATGGCGAAACCGGAAAGTACCCCGAAACGAGGCAGAATAGTTTATCAGAGCGGAGTAACGTGTTTTTCGCTAAAGCCATTTTTTCCTCTTGAAAAATGCGACCATTAGTACCGACACCAGCAAAATCGCTCCCCAGAAAAACAGGTAACCGTATTTCAAACCTAGCTCCGGCATGTTGTACGGTGAAGCCTCGGTGTCGAAGTTCATTCCGTAAATCCCGGCAATGAAAGTAATCGGAATGAATATCGTCGCGATCATGGTGAGCACTTTCATTATCTCGTTCATCCGATTCGACACGCTCGACAAATACATGTCTATAAGTCCGGACGACACTTCGCGGTAGCTTTCTACCAGATCAATGATTCCGACGGCATGGTCGTAGCAGTCGCGCATGTGCAGCCGCGTTTCCTCGCCGAAAATGT from bacterium encodes the following:
- a CDS encoding ABC transporter ATP-binding protein yields the protein MADAALCVNGLTKSYGDVRALAGLSFSVAPGEVYGLLGPNGAGKSTAISIIATLLQPDSGEVSVLGRDVRANPAAAKTLLGVIPQDVAIYRELTGRENLAFFGTLYGLSGAKLKSRVDEVLSLVGLADVAGRRAATYSGGMKRRLNIGASLIHEPPLVLLDEPTVGVDPQSRNHIFELVLELKSRGTSFLYTTHYMEEAERLCGRVGIIDGGRIIAEGTIAELIALGPEDDRLEIELRGDGASAESLSLSLNEYSPSFENHLLTMRVRGASGKLPSIIETISRFGAEIASVRVIEPNLEGVFLHLTGKKLREGE
- a CDS encoding ABC transporter permease; protein product: MKKIGAITLTALRLYFRQPTALLMSLAVPVVVMTVFGIVFGGMAGTEDMDKPHAAIADEDKSDASKRVVDFLSKLGSIEISLTEKKKNDDGTAIETAWTRASAEDAIRAGRLATAIVIPAGFGKSVSGMMSAESLANEDARPTLEVLADTASPVTSEIVSGILYQAGFMALGPDVAGEGMGIIGNQLGIPDEYVKQIQNWMGENREFMTGGAGSGVGGAGGESLIRVEKVDVLGEKKANPVFSHQVAGVLTMWMLFTVAASGASLLRERESGTLRRILIAPVTPAAFIFGKYVAFFLVASLQTWVMFIAGWLIFKVEIFEHFWALLVFGALCGLAATGFGILLAALCKTQEQVGAVSSMIILTMSALGGSMLPREFMPGWMKEIGYFTFNGWAMDGFTKIFWRDMALSGIALECIVMAGIAIALTGIAAMLFSKRFAQ
- a CDS encoding cupin domain-containing protein; protein product: MAEPRIDLERVERDWTARGYTFGRFTDLPGREWKDYAHSTDEVMMVVEGEVEVELAGRKFTARPGEEINIPAGEPHSIRNVGPSVARWINGYKRMLRGGG
- a CDS encoding SOS response-associated peptidase, translated to MCGRYTLVTDLKLLAEHFGFAADEMRAAGADNVRPRYNIAPSQDAAVVIAPADSQKPALPGDEMTVLVGPERRLVMMRWGLVPAWAKDEKIGDKMINARAETVAEKPSFKNALKSRRCLIPADGFYEWTQTSYGRKAPIRFTMKDGRPFAMAGLYETWKRPEGDVLFSFTIITTEANEVLRPYHHRMPVIIPPERYALWLDTNVTDTEKLQKMLLPYPADEMRGYKVSSAVNSPRNDVPECIEEKPDERGDGRA
- a CDS encoding EamA family transporter → MARKSPFIIPPVSIPLTGALALLGRTVGLGVERPSIKALGKGRDSIAATTVYFGLGELLLLPLVAWQWATPPGYAADIGAWILPALASGAIYAVAFNTYVWGMSIGEVSYLSPLYASMFVFLYAMDLLAGNAKFGLLPAAGVAAVALGVILLQIEPGRRVLEILNPLNVLRRPGAVGMLIYAFGLALGRIIDKSAADVAPPVLYAFVDNAPCVIAGIAILAFRGRAGLIARLARERFWIAAIGAFAGMYAYVLMLVALDFFPPSVVEPVTQMSVFIAIALGGIWFKEPVRARWLPAALVVAGAAILMASR
- a CDS encoding TrkH family potassium uptake protein — its product is MNLYITSRIMGQLLFALAVAELFPLVCAAIYGETRIVIAFVWSIAAAASAGAMLFFIGGLRKEEIFRKEALFIVGAGWVLAGLLGALPFVISGQMHYVDAVFETISGFTTTGASILTDVETVPKGLLFWRSFTHWLGGMGIVVLFIAVLPTLGVGGKHLYHVEAPGPAAEGLRPKIRDTAGILWKIYLGLSIAEVLLLLLTGMPLFDALCHTFGTMATGGFSTKNASIGYYNSVSAAAGVSVTIIVTIFMFLAGANFSLYYQALKKKWLFFKDSEFKAYLGIFLAALFAIYCTLLLSGTHSNGFKAFLDSAFQTSSIMTTTGYATADFNMWPSVARAILILLMFFGGCAGSTGGGMKIVRVIILAKWAWRSIVHSFRPQSVMHIKLGKLAVDRDVEEQTVGFAIVFIAIFSLGTLFIAAFGHDLVTSYSSVIACLGNIGPGLGQVGPMVNYSFFSPIEKIFLTWCMLVGRLEVFPMLVAFAPGFWKK
- the trkA gene encoding Trk system potassium transporter TrkA, which produces MDIIIAGAGEVGFHLAKQLAAENHNVTVVDSDERGIERVQNELDVNALAGNAASAVVLEKAEVAGCELFLAMTDRDEVNMLSALIAKRLGAKRTVARIRRQEDLVGRQRFYRNLLGIDLVVNPDRLTAQEIKKLVKEAGSAGVEDYAYGQVHLRRVAVKPGSPITKKPLKDVKLPAGILIAAIIRGAEIIIPSGNDQVAGGDHIIAITTRETLAAIRKLVGECELVTKRVMIAGDSHIAEEIAASLANLPIEVKLIASDRRRAFEISEAHAHVQVVEGDCRSMPFLKEEHIELTDIFVAATEADEVSVMSALLAKEGGAKEVVAVVNKREYLQITHRLQLDVVLSPRLLAVNKILKFVRFGNINSISLIGEGEAEIIEFTAVANSRGVGKPLKSLALPRGSIVGAIVKEHEVVIPRGDDTIEGGDSVILFTLAENIKSIEKLFGALAVNGANSGLAAPQEA